One Palaemon carinicauda isolate YSFRI2023 chromosome 5, ASM3689809v2, whole genome shotgun sequence DNA window includes the following coding sequences:
- the LOC137640795 gene encoding uncharacterized protein, with product MLILAKLLKPSTLDTDPSSSNAAKEWKHWHRTFTNFMEESGDAAPDKLRVLVNCVSSSVYELIKDCSTFESAIAKLDSVYVKLPNDIFARQVLPTRQHQSGESIDEFLRELHKLSKDCNFQPVTGEQYRQELVHDAFINGIASVFIHQRLLENKSLNLETAQNQAHTLDLAQRSANAYASPPIPHTVALVAERQAQPTGDQQQHPTQEGAEGSSPGGSAVAAAYLSKRKCYFCGNALHSTGRVSCPACTATCNKCGKTGHFAKVCKSKISGSTNATLYNPTLLTITATYPNNLPHAATNITVNGHSLKALVDSCSSDSFIREEVAQRLKLTVVPASSAVSMASKSFNASSPGFVIADLVHLDQRYPCIQLGVLKDLCCDVILGYDFQKQHQSVRFQYEGKRPSLKITGAKPVCLLATADIDEPSLFPNLPQQCKPIAVKSRCYSQDDQLFVKDQISHLLSEGIIEPSISPWRAQVLVVKDPLDRHKKRLCIDYSQTINQYTELDAYPLPRIEDMVHDLAKYKVFSTFDLKSAYHQIIIKESERKYTALEGAGKLFQFRRIPFGVTNGIAAFQRAMDKLVEDKKLKDTFPYFDNM from the coding sequence ATGCTCATCTTGGCTAAGTTACTGAAGCCGTCCACACTGGACACGGATCCCAGCTCGTCCAATGCAGCCAAAGAGTGGAAGCACTGGCATAGAACATTCACTAATTTCATGGAAGAAAGTGGAGATGCTGCACCAGACAAGTTGAGGGTATTAGTGAATTGTGTGTCCTCGAGTGTATATGAACTGATCAAAGACTGTAGTACTTTTGAGAGTGCAATTGCTAAACTGGATAGTGTTTATGTCAAGTTGCCAAATGATATTTTTGCTAGACAAGTTTTACCGACGCGACAACACCAGTCAGGAGAATCCATTGACGAATTTCTGCGTGAGTTACATAAACTTAGCAAAGACTGCAACTTCCAGCCAGTCACAGGAGAACAATATCGGCAAGAGCTAGTACATGATGCATTTATCAATGGTATTGCCTCAGTATTTATTCATCAGCGGTTACTAGAGAATAAGTCACTGAATCTGGAAACTGCACAAAATCAAGCTCATACGTTGGATCTTGCCCAGCGCAGTGCCAACGCATATGCATCGCCACCTATTCCTCATACTGTTGCTTTAGTTGCAGAGCGGCAGGCGCAGCCAACCGGTGACCAGCAGCAACATCCAACGCAAGAGGGAGCTGAAGGAAGTTCACCAGGAGGTTCAGCTGTTGCCGCTGCCTACTtatcaaagagaaaatgttatttttgtggtaaTGCACTTCACAGTACAGGTAGAGTGAGTTGTCCCGCATGTACTGCCACATGCAACAAATGCGGTAAAACAGGCCATTTTGCAAAAGTCTGTAAATCAAAAATTTCAGGTAGTACCAATGCTACATTGTATAATCCCACTTTGCTTACAATAACTGCCACTTATCCAAATAATCTTCCACATGCAGCTACAAACATCACTGTAAATGGCCACTCATTGAAGGCACTAGTTGATTCTTGTAGCTCGGATAGTTTTATACGTGAGGAAGTAGCGCAGAGACTAAAACTGACAGTAGTCCCTGCAAGCTCAGCGGTCTCAATGGCATCAAAATCGTTCAATGCTAGTTCCCCTGGATTTGTCATAGCAGACTTGGTTCACCTTGATCAGAGATATCCCTGTATACAGCTAGGGGTCCTGAAGGATTTGTGTTGTGATGTCATTTTGGGTTATGATTTCCAAAAGCAACACCAGAGCGTGCGTTTTCAATATGAAGGGAAAAGACCAAGTTTGAAGATAACTGGCGCCAAACCTGTTTGTTTACTAGCGACAGCTGACATCGATGAACCGTCATTGTTTCCGAACTTACCTCAACAGTGTAAACCCATTGCAGTCAAATCCAGATGCTATAGTCAAGATGACCAGCTGTTTGTAAAAGACCAAATTTCACATTTACTATCTGAAGGTATCATCGAACcaagtatatccccttggagggcaCAGGTTTTAGTAGTCAAAGATCCACTTGACAGGCATAAAAAGAGACTTTGTATTGATTATTCCCAGACCATTAACCAATACACAGAACTAGATGCTTATCCCCTCCCAAGGATAGAGGATATGGTACATGACCTTGCTAAATATAAGGTGTTTTCCACATTTGACTTGAAGAGTGCATATCACCAAATCATCATTAAAGAGAGTGAGAGGAAGTACACTGCTCTTGAAGGTGCAGGGAAATTGTTTCAATTTCGTAGGATTCCATTTGGTGTGACGAATGGTATAGCTGCATTCCAAAGAGCTATGGACAAACTAGTTGAGGATAAGAAGCTCAAAGATACATTTCCATATTTTGACAATATGTAG